The nucleotide sequence ataatttatgtagGAGTCAGAAATCTTTGAAATCTGAATATAGCTCCCACAATGTAAATTTTTTGGCTCCGCCGCTGCATCTTTATAATGTCTTGCTCTAAATTTAGACAGTCACACTTTTTATAACTCGTTACCATTGAAAGGGTTGTGGCTTATATTGTACACCTCTTTTAAAAGTCataattaaaagaatattttttctttctaatttattGTAACTAGGATCCTTGATCCCAAGAGGTGCTCCAAGATATTCCGACGATTTAGACTATTTGTGTCCTTATGAAACTAATCATCTTGTTGgttgtgaatatttttttttagggttaattaagtttttggtctttataaatatctgcagttttgtttttagtccttataaaaataaatcacactttttagtccctacaaaattttccgttagtgtttttagtccctattaaattaaaatttgtttaattatgcttaaaattttaaattttttattgattttttacatacttgtttaaaacattataaaaggttccgtcacaataaattagctcaaaattttatttttaggtccaaattttcgttacttttatcttgaatttttggcgttttaaaaaaattatatttaattcattacatgttaaaaaattctatttttttataaaaaagattattataatgttcttaacatgtctgttaaaaatcatttaaaaatataaaagtttaagtataattaaacaaatttcaatttaatagggaccaacaaatacttttagtccttgtaatattaaaatttgcttaattgtgcttaaacttttaaatttgtaacatatttttcacatacttacttagaatattatacaaagttcctccgcaaaaaaagtaacttaaaattttattattaggtccaaattttcattaatttaatcttgaaaatttggttttagaaaaattcatatttaatttattacatgttaaaaaactaaaaaattttataaaagagtgtcttacgatgttatgaacatgtatgtaaaaaatctttcaaaaatttagaagtttaagcataattaaacaaattttaatttaacagggactaaaaacattaacagaaaattttgtagggactaaaaagtgtgatttatttttatagggactaaaaacaaaactgcagatatttatagggaccaaaaacttaattaacccttttttttaaaacttagaCCGGACTacctctcattttttttttttttttgagggaacctCTCAAATTTATGAATCGTGATATATTTGTTGTGAGatatttttgatttgtttaaaaggaatataaataaaagaaagagaaggaaATAATACTACAATCGTTTAGGAGAATTTGAGTTCAACTTTTGGCTGGAACAATTCTTGGTAAGACTGTACTTATCTCGCGACTGAAGTTTGGATTACTAGGACcagatcataaaaaaaatactacaagaatatttatttatttgtaagtATACCTATGtaatttattgttgtttatattactGAATTATGGGAAATTTATGAAGGTCAAAAGTACAAAATTACCATAAAATTGAGATGGATTTATATAACAAGACAACAGAGTATAGCGCGAATCGAATTTCATATggattttttttgctatttggtCAAAAGTTTTAGGCATGAAAATATTAGAGCATCTATAATGCTAGaactaaaaatttgtttttcaatcaatttttgtGGGTTCATAGATGACACATACGATTTAAGAACTATCACTTATTTTTACTCCAATGCAAGAACCATATTTATGTTCTTATATTACTTTTTAGGATCCTACAATATACCCCAcatatttctatttattttctttttaatatatatcttctatttttgtaatatatatttaataaaaaacaaaacagttttttaatttaattttgttaaaaggAATGGATATAGAGTTAACTAGCAACAACCCAACACATTTATGTTGtagttattttcttcttttgggtTTAGGACCCTTTCAataccatttattttattttattttaactgcATTCTTTTTTGAGTTAACCCTCTTGCTCCATAGAATAGAGATATCATAATTTATAATTCtacataaagataaataaaaatcaatcaaGAATTATTTTACATATGAATTGAATTCTTATTCTCTTAAACGATTAATGTTTAAGTGAAGCTTATTTATCACTTGAGTTTAAGAGAAGAGCAAGTCCTACTTTGACACAAATacaaatgaatgaacctaaaaagtcaactttacttatatttagaaacggagggagtactcatattttaaaaatatatttatgtgctACTTAAAatttttgataatgataaagttttagtcttttataTTTCTTATAGAATATGATTGCTTTTTGTCCAggttgttaatttggtctatgttGGATGAAATATAAGACATTGTTGGAAAcattgctgaaaatatattgtGTTTTAACTTTgttaacttgattttaatgttaaaaacaaaaaatgatattgTCTTAAAAACCGCATCAATTAAGCTAATCCAAGCCGCATTGATATGATTTGGATAATCTTTTGCAAGTTAACCGAACTAAATTGAATCGAATACTTTTTTATCTCgcaattacaataatttttatactctataataatttttatctCGCATTACCCACACCCACTTGGAATTCAGATCTTTTACTTGTTCACCCttcttaaaaacaataaaaataccATTTTACCAACTTTAATGAAACCCTAACTTTTCTCCCCTATATAAATTTgggaaaaaagaaattgtttcaATCCATCACCGTACGAGAACATTCCGAAACGTGCTTCTGTGGCGTTCGACAAACTTGAACACTCTCGTGCAATCATCTCTCGCAAGCATCACCCACTCAACAAAAGGTACCAACTCTTGCAATTCGAATACTCTATACTTAATTCgattgtttagtttttcttgttacggttaaaaattcaattttttcctCTGCCGATTAACCCCAGAAATTAGTGTTTGTGGCCATGAAAGGTGATATATTTGCTTGATGGTTCTTATGCGGAGATATAAACTTGTGAGCggatttatttatgaatatgtaGAGAATTTGGGTAAAGTTGAAATTTTTCTGATgaatttcataattatttttggtcTTGTTATGCTTGATGTATATAGAGATAACTAGATGCTTTTTTCTTCATTCCATCCAGCACttgtatttctttttcaaatacatgattggGAATCTAGAGTCTAGACAGTTTTGGAggtttatttcttttattccattcaagcttttttgtgtttttcaatGGTGCTGTGAAGTGGCGAAGCTaggatttttttcttttcttttttagggtttagggttgcCCAAATAGTTATAATATATACTGTAAATTGTTGGTTCAAACTTGACTGTTATAATTGTCGAGACCAAGGTTCAAATGAAATCTCACATATTTTTGAAGTTTACTCTAAAAGTACAAATGAAATGTTCAATATGTTGCAAAGATTTTAATGCCAATAGCTATTTaggagaaaaattaattttgggtaGGCCATGACTAGCTCCCCCACTGGTGTCGTTTGCGGATTGCAGAAATAGATGTTTGTTTAAATTCTGCTACGCGATAAACACTATTTGACATAACTTTGTACTAAATTGTATTGGAAATGgaaacaataaatatttgttcGAGTTTGGTATGCTATAGTGTTCAAATCGCAGCTCCGCTACTGGTGTCGATTGCGGACTGCAAAAATAgatgtttgttcaaattccgctacgcAATAAACTATGACATAACTTTGTACTAAAGTGTATTGGAAACAATAAAGTTTTTGTTCAAGTCCTGGTATGCTATAGCGTTCTAACTGCTTTTGTGATTTCCCCTTTTGTTCACGTGTAATTGTTGTTACTATGTGcatattgttgttttgttttggccCCATGTGAAGTGTAggaattgatttatttgatttcaCTTGAAACAGAATGGATCATCAAGGTCATGGCCAAAACCCAAATATGGGTGTTGTTGGTAGTGGACAAATGGCCCCATATGGTTCTAATCCATACCAGCCAAACCCTATGACTGGGTCACCTGGGATGGTTGTTCCCTCTGTTGGGACTATTCAACCTGGTGGTCAACCAGATGGAACTCAGCTGGGACAACATCAGCTTGCTTATCAGCACATTCATCAGcagcaacagcagcagcagcaacaacaactcCAGACCTTTTGGGGAAATCAGTATCAAGAAATCGAGAAGGTAACTGATTTCAAAAACCACAGCCTTCCCTTGGCAAGGATCAAGAAGATTATGAAGGCTGATGAGGATGTGAAGATGATATCAGCTGAGGCGCCTGTTGTATTTGCAAGGGCGTGTGAAATGTTCATATTGGAGTTAACCTTGCGTTCTTGGAATCACACTGAAGAGAACAAAAGGCGAACCCTTCAAAAGAATGACATTGCAGCAGCAATCACAGGAACTGATATCTTTGATTTCTTGGTTGACATTGTGCCTCGGGAGGACTTGAAAGATGAAGTGCTTGCATCGATACCAAGAGGACCAATGCCTGTTGGAGGGCCTGCTGATGGAATTCCTTATTGCTATATGCCACCTCAAAATGCAC is from Medicago truncatula cultivar Jemalong A17 chromosome 1, MtrunA17r5.0-ANR, whole genome shotgun sequence and encodes:
- the LOC11410747 gene encoding nuclear transcription factor Y subunit C-3, producing the protein MDHQGHGQNPNMGVVGSGQMAPYGSNPYQPNPMTGSPGMVVPSVGTIQPGGQPDGTQLGQHQLAYQHIHQQQQQQQQQQLQTFWGNQYQEIEKVTDFKNHSLPLARIKKIMKADEDVKMISAEAPVVFARACEMFILELTLRSWNHTEENKRRTLQKNDIAAAITGTDIFDFLVDIVPREDLKDEVLASIPRGPMPVGGPADGIPYCYMPPQNAQQAGNPGLMMHNPNMYAPQSHPYMAPQMWPQPPEQQQSPSDH